From a single Flavobacterium sp. genomic region:
- the recO gene encoding DNA repair protein RecO produces MLVKTKAIVLSSIKFQEKSLIVKCFTESDGLKSYFVQSVYSNKKANQKIAYFQPLTMIEIEANHKNKGTLEHFKEIRLAHSYYSINTDVVKSTIVIFLSEILHHAIKEEEKNQNLFSFLETALLWLDTHDEMANFHLILMMEVTKYLGFYPDVTEKEFAFFDTKEGYFTPFQSVHSLTEHETHLFKKLLELKFDADQKVFAGIERQILLKILLDFYTLHLDGFKKPKSLDVLKEVFS; encoded by the coding sequence ATGCTCGTCAAAACTAAAGCCATCGTTCTTTCTTCCATAAAGTTTCAAGAAAAAAGCTTGATAGTCAAATGCTTTACCGAATCAGATGGTTTAAAAAGTTATTTTGTCCAAAGCGTCTATTCCAACAAAAAAGCCAATCAAAAAATCGCGTACTTTCAGCCATTAACCATGATTGAAATCGAAGCTAATCATAAGAATAAAGGCACACTCGAACATTTTAAAGAAATCCGATTAGCTCACAGCTATTATTCCATAAACACTGATGTTGTCAAAAGCACTATCGTAATTTTTCTTTCCGAAATTTTGCATCACGCCATCAAAGAAGAAGAAAAAAACCAAAACTTATTCTCTTTTTTAGAAACGGCGCTTCTTTGGTTAGACACACACGATGAAATGGCTAATTTTCATCTCATTTTAATGATGGAAGTTACTAAATATTTAGGATTTTATCCCGATGTAACTGAAAAAGAGTTCGCTTTTTTTGACACGAAAGAAGGTTATTTCACCCCTTTTCAAAGTGTACATTCGTTAACCGAACACGAAACGCATTTGTTTAAAAAACTATTAGAATTAAAATTTGATGCCGACCAAAAAGTATTTGCTGGAATTGAACGCCAAATATTATTAAAAATCCTTCTAGATTTCTACACTTTACATCTCGATGGTTTCAAAAAACCAAAATCGTTAGACGTTTTAAAAGAAGTTTTTTCCTAA
- a CDS encoding T9SS type A sorting domain-containing protein: MKIKTLIYILFVTQFSIGQQSNQMWKGYFSYNEIVDVESASNAVFASTQNALFSQVIASSNLNIYNSITGLKPDVISTIHHSESFNKTFVGNKNGLILIQNPDGSVTTKVDVIEEVPVPPNKKKINDFYEFNGRLYVATDYGISVIDVATSEFITTYFIGTAGEETEVLQTTVLNNEIYAVTRSFGIRKANINNPNLFDFSQWQTFDTNFWSGIVTFNNQLVATNTNARTYSYNGASFQEILNHNQIGLKLKTNGNELIITTQNNIYVLGQSFNIMAHITQIPDLNVKFTAATVVDEFIYIGTEKNGLFSTTLTNPAVFTAMSPNGPLQNYAFRVKKGKNKLWMVHGDYSQQFNPYPLDELGISTYTTDNSWQVLPYQDLLGAKSLSDIAINPSRPNEVFVTSYFSGMLKFQGEEVELLNNTNTGPNGLESLVLSGNPSYIDIRINSPAFDKEGNLWVTNGLVDRGIKVLRANGQWQSFDLTGITANLATGRYNSMAIDKNSTKWIAAYNDGVVAFNENYSNKFIVINQENADIPAPVVNCLAIDNRNQLWIGTMAGLRVLSSIDRFITETELDVFPIIIQEGDLAQELFYQQPILDIAVDGANRKWVSIADGGVFLVSSNGQQTLYRFDKSNSPLPSNNILDIEIDGVSGEVFFVTDKGMVSFLGTSTKPSDGLGDVYVYPNPVRPNFVGTVKISGLTDKANIKITDIEGNLVYETTSSGGTIEWDTTAFGKYKVASGVYMIFVASEDGLDSTVKKVMIVR; encoded by the coding sequence ATGAAGATAAAAACACTCATATATATATTATTTGTTACTCAATTCTCTATAGGGCAACAGAGTAATCAGATGTGGAAAGGTTATTTTTCATATAATGAAATTGTTGACGTTGAATCAGCATCAAATGCAGTATTTGCTTCAACTCAAAATGCACTTTTTTCACAAGTTATTGCGTCTTCTAACTTGAATATTTACAATTCAATTACTGGATTAAAACCTGATGTTATTTCTACAATTCATCATTCAGAGAGTTTTAATAAAACGTTTGTTGGAAATAAAAATGGATTAATTCTGATACAAAATCCTGATGGCTCAGTAACCACTAAAGTGGATGTAATTGAAGAAGTTCCTGTGCCGCCAAACAAAAAGAAGATCAATGATTTTTATGAGTTCAATGGTCGATTATATGTAGCAACGGATTATGGTATTTCTGTTATTGATGTAGCAACGTCAGAATTTATAACCACTTATTTTATTGGAACCGCAGGAGAAGAAACGGAAGTATTACAAACTACGGTCTTAAATAATGAAATCTATGCTGTTACAAGAAGTTTTGGCATAAGAAAAGCTAATATAAATAACCCAAATTTGTTCGATTTTAGCCAATGGCAAACTTTTGATACAAACTTTTGGTCTGGAATTGTAACATTTAATAATCAATTGGTTGCTACCAATACTAATGCAAGGACCTACAGCTATAATGGAGCTTCGTTTCAGGAAATTTTGAATCACAATCAAATAGGGTTAAAACTAAAAACGAATGGTAATGAACTTATTATTACCACGCAAAACAACATTTATGTTTTAGGACAATCCTTTAACATTATGGCTCATATAACTCAAATCCCAGATTTAAATGTAAAGTTTACAGCTGCTACCGTTGTGGATGAGTTTATATATATTGGAACTGAAAAGAATGGCTTGTTTTCTACCACTTTAACAAACCCAGCCGTTTTTACTGCCATGTCTCCAAATGGACCCCTTCAAAATTATGCTTTTAGAGTAAAAAAAGGTAAAAATAAACTTTGGATGGTGCATGGCGATTATTCACAACAATTTAATCCGTATCCTCTAGACGAGTTAGGCATAAGTACTTATACTACTGATAATAGTTGGCAAGTATTGCCGTATCAAGATTTATTAGGAGCCAAATCACTTTCGGATATTGCTATAAATCCATCAAGACCAAATGAAGTTTTTGTTACTTCTTATTTTTCAGGGATGTTAAAATTTCAAGGGGAAGAGGTAGAGTTGTTAAATAACACCAATACAGGGCCAAATGGTTTAGAGTCATTAGTTTTGTCGGGAAATCCATCATATATTGATATTCGAATCAATAGTCCTGCTTTTGATAAAGAAGGAAATTTATGGGTTACTAATGGTCTTGTTGACAGAGGCATAAAAGTGTTGCGAGCTAACGGTCAATGGCAATCATTTGATTTAACAGGAATAACAGCAAACTTAGCTACGGGAAGATATAATTCTATGGCTATTGATAAAAACAGTACCAAATGGATTGCCGCCTATAATGATGGTGTTGTAGCTTTTAATGAAAATTACAGCAATAAGTTCATTGTCATCAATCAAGAAAATGCTGATATTCCTGCTCCAGTTGTAAATTGTTTGGCTATTGACAACCGTAATCAATTATGGATTGGAACTATGGCGGGTTTACGAGTATTATCAAGTATAGATCGTTTTATTACTGAAACAGAACTTGATGTTTTTCCTATTATTATTCAAGAAGGAGATTTAGCACAAGAATTATTTTATCAGCAACCTATTTTAGATATTGCAGTTGATGGTGCTAATAGAAAATGGGTTTCTATTGCCGATGGAGGAGTGTTTTTAGTATCATCTAATGGACAACAAACTCTTTATAGATTCGATAAAAGTAATTCGCCCTTGCCAAGTAATAACATTTTAGATATTGAAATTGATGGAGTTTCAGGAGAAGTATTTTTTGTAACTGATAAAGGAATGGTGTCGTTTTTAGGAACTTCAACCAAACCAAGTGATGGTCTTGGAGATGTTTATGTGTATCCAAATCCAGTTCGTCCTAACTTTGTAGGAACGGTCAAAATAAGCGGATTAACCGATAAGGCAAATATAAAAATTACCGACATAGAAGGAAATTTAGTATATGAAACTACTTCTTCTGGAGGTACAATTGAATGGGATACCACAGCATTTGGAAAATACAAAGTGGCTTCTGGAGTTTACATGATTTTTGTAGCTTCTGAAGACGGATTAGATTCTACAGTTAAAAAGGTAATGATTGTCAGATAA
- a CDS encoding THC0290_0291 family protein, with product MTKKNKYLLILLFGVNLSVNAQFGFSHEVGAFIGEVALQSDFGVRHDFETNAGNTGIGIGLVHYMNFAYRAKCNCYAPKTYFNDHFKVRSELSYNSTKLKHFGKWVNKNSSTAAQLRAMKGEAKVTDIGMQLEYFPFSIREFTASKGRWAPFIALGAHYSFFQNGTYSELGPMDTPISTPVKYYGAWSKEGGSTWSVVSSIGTRYKLTELSDLFAEVRWQYYYSDWVDGLNPDPKIYTENKANDWNLWFHVGYIYYLN from the coding sequence ATGACTAAAAAAAATAAATATCTCTTGATATTGCTTTTTGGAGTAAACTTGTCCGTGAATGCACAATTTGGTTTCTCTCACGAAGTTGGAGCATTTATTGGTGAAGTTGCTTTGCAATCTGATTTTGGAGTAAGGCATGATTTTGAAACAAATGCAGGCAATACAGGAATAGGAATTGGATTAGTACACTACATGAATTTTGCTTATCGAGCAAAATGTAACTGTTATGCCCCAAAAACCTATTTTAACGACCATTTCAAAGTTCGTTCTGAATTATCTTACAATAGTACAAAATTGAAACATTTTGGAAAATGGGTAAACAAAAATTCTTCTACTGCTGCTCAATTAAGAGCTATGAAAGGTGAAGCTAAAGTAACTGATATTGGAATGCAATTAGAATATTTTCCTTTTAGTATTAGAGAATTTACGGCAAGTAAAGGTCGCTGGGCTCCTTTTATTGCTTTAGGAGCTCATTATTCTTTTTTCCAAAACGGAACATATTCAGAGCTTGGTCCTATGGACACTCCTATATCAACTCCTGTAAAATATTATGGAGCATGGTCAAAAGAAGGAGGAAGTACTTGGTCGGTAGTATCGAGTATTGGAACACGATATAAATTAACAGAATTATCGGATTTATTTGCAGAAGTAAGATGGCAATACTATTATTCTGACTGGGTTGATGGTTTAAACCCTGATCCAAAAATTTATACCGAAAACAAAGCTAATGACTGGAACTTATGGTTTCATGTAGGCTATATTTATTATTTAAATTAA
- the gdhA gene encoding NADP-specific glutamate dehydrogenase, translated as MEQKINDFMALIEAKNPNEPEFLQAVREFAETVMPFIANEKKYDGKNVLLRMAEPERSVIFRVPWVDDQGEIQVNRGFRIQMNSAIGPYKGGIRFHQTVNLSVLKFLAFEQVFKNSLTTLPMGGGKGGSDFDPQGKSDAEVMRFCQSFMTELCRHIGPDLDVPAGDIGVGAREIGYMFGQYKRIRNEFTGVLTGKGLAYGGSLIRPEATGYGVVYFTQQMLKTVGQTIEGKTVAISGFGNVAWGVALKVNELGGKLVTISGPDGYIYDADGISGEKIDFMLEMRASGNNRAESYADKFPSAVFHKGKSPWEAKVDIAIPCATQNELTEADAMKLIANGVLCVTEAANMPCTLDAIKQFLDAKVLFAPGKAANAGGVAASGLEMTQNSIRLNWTSEEVDARLKDIMTGIHSQCKKYGTEEDGYVNYVKGANIAGFVKVADAMLAQGVV; from the coding sequence ATGGAACAAAAAATCAATGATTTTATGGCTCTAATTGAAGCCAAAAATCCAAATGAGCCTGAATTTTTACAAGCAGTAAGAGAATTTGCTGAAACCGTAATGCCTTTTATTGCCAATGAAAAAAAGTATGATGGAAAAAATGTATTGTTAAGAATGGCTGAGCCAGAGCGTTCAGTTATTTTTAGAGTGCCTTGGGTAGATGATCAAGGCGAAATTCAAGTTAATAGAGGATTTCGTATTCAAATGAATTCTGCAATTGGACCTTATAAAGGAGGTATTCGCTTCCACCAAACGGTAAATTTATCGGTGCTTAAGTTTTTAGCTTTTGAACAAGTATTTAAAAATAGTTTAACAACGCTTCCAATGGGAGGTGGTAAAGGAGGTTCTGATTTTGATCCACAGGGAAAATCAGACGCTGAAGTTATGCGTTTTTGCCAATCATTTATGACAGAATTATGTCGTCATATTGGTCCAGATTTAGACGTTCCTGCTGGAGATATTGGCGTTGGTGCTAGAGAAATTGGTTACATGTTTGGTCAATATAAAAGAATTAGAAACGAATTTACAGGTGTTTTAACAGGTAAAGGATTGGCTTACGGGGGTTCGTTGATTCGTCCAGAAGCTACAGGTTACGGAGTTGTTTATTTTACACAACAAATGTTAAAAACAGTTGGACAAACTATTGAAGGTAAAACGGTAGCTATTTCTGGTTTTGGAAATGTAGCTTGGGGTGTAGCTTTAAAAGTGAATGAATTAGGCGGAAAATTAGTTACAATTTCTGGTCCTGATGGATATATTTATGATGCGGATGGAATTTCTGGTGAAAAAATCGATTTCATGTTAGAAATGAGAGCAAGCGGAAATAACAGAGCGGAAAGTTATGCAGATAAATTCCCAAGTGCTGTTTTCCATAAAGGAAAAAGTCCATGGGAAGCTAAGGTAGATATCGCAATACCATGTGCGACTCAAAATGAATTAACTGAAGCAGATGCAATGAAATTAATTGCAAATGGTGTTTTATGTGTTACAGAAGCAGCTAACATGCCATGTACTTTAGACGCTATTAAACAATTTTTAGATGCAAAAGTATTATTCGCCCCTGGAAAAGCAGCTAATGCTGGAGGTGTTGCAGCATCTGGTTTAGAAATGACACAAAACTCTATTCGTTTAAATTGGACGAGTGAAGAAGTAGATGCTCGATTAAAAGACATTATGACTGGAATTCACAGTCAATGTAAAAAATACGGAACTGAAGAAGATGGTTATGTTAACTATGTTAAAGGAGCCAATATTGCTGGTTTTGTTAAAGTTGCAGATGCGATGTTAGCACAAGGAGTTGTGTAA
- a CDS encoding TraR/DksA family transcriptional regulator, giving the protein MIEEQIRFSDADLAEFKALIQAKLEKAKGDLELIKSAYMNDLNNGTDDTSPTFKAFEEGSETMSKEANSQLAIRQEKFIRDLKNALIRIENKTYGLCKVTGKLINKERLKIVPHATMSIEAKNLQR; this is encoded by the coding sequence ATGATAGAGGAGCAAATTAGATTTTCAGACGCTGATTTGGCTGAATTCAAAGCATTAATTCAAGCGAAATTAGAAAAAGCTAAAGGTGATTTAGAGCTTATTAAGAGTGCCTATATGAATGATTTAAATAACGGAACTGATGATACATCACCAACGTTTAAAGCATTTGAAGAAGGCAGTGAAACAATGAGTAAAGAAGCCAATTCACAACTAGCTATTCGTCAAGAAAAGTTTATTAGAGATTTAAAAAATGCCTTAATTCGTATTGAAAACAAAACCTATGGTTTGTGTAAAGTTACAGGCAAATTAATCAATAAAGAAAGATTAAAAATCGTCCCTCATGCAACTATGAGTATCGAAGCGAAAAACTTGCAACGTTAA
- a CDS encoding cystathionine gamma-synthase, whose protein sequence is MKFNTKTIHGGQHHEKVTGAVMPPVFQTSTYVQSSPGKPVGDYEYSRAANPTRTALEDALASIENGARGLAFSSGLAATDCLLRMFKAGDEIIAMDDLYGGTYRLFTRLYKDSGIKFHFVDMNDLEKFQSLINENTKLVWVETPTNPLMKLADIAAIAQITKKHNILFAVDNTFATPYLQKPLDLGADIVMHSATKYLGGHSDVIAGALIIKDKALGEELHFKQFATGATLGPMDSFLVLRGIKTLHLRVQRHCENGEKVAAYLDNHPLVERVFYPGLTSHPFHEIAKKQMSGFGGMVTFTFKSGKKEDAIKFLENLKVFTLAESLGGVESLANHPALMTHASIPEDKRKEVGISDDLVRLSVGVEDIEDLLADLEQAFK, encoded by the coding sequence ATGAAATTTAATACCAAAACGATACATGGTGGACAACATCATGAAAAAGTAACGGGAGCGGTAATGCCACCGGTATTTCAAACATCGACTTATGTGCAATCAAGTCCTGGAAAACCAGTCGGCGATTACGAATACAGTAGAGCAGCAAACCCAACAAGAACCGCTTTAGAAGATGCTTTAGCAAGTATCGAAAACGGAGCAAGAGGTTTGGCTTTTTCTTCTGGTTTAGCAGCAACCGATTGTTTGTTACGTATGTTCAAAGCAGGTGACGAAATCATTGCAATGGACGATTTATACGGTGGAACATACAGATTATTTACAAGATTATACAAAGACAGCGGTATCAAATTTCATTTTGTGGATATGAATGATTTGGAGAAATTCCAATCATTAATCAATGAAAACACAAAATTGGTTTGGGTAGAAACACCAACAAATCCATTAATGAAATTAGCAGATATTGCTGCGATTGCTCAAATCACTAAAAAGCATAATATTCTGTTTGCAGTTGATAATACTTTCGCAACTCCCTATTTACAAAAACCATTGGATTTAGGTGCTGATATTGTAATGCATTCGGCGACAAAATATTTAGGAGGTCACTCAGATGTAATTGCGGGAGCTTTAATTATTAAAGATAAAGCGTTAGGCGAAGAATTACATTTTAAACAATTCGCAACAGGAGCTACCTTAGGACCAATGGATTCTTTCTTGGTTTTAAGAGGAATCAAAACATTGCATTTACGTGTACAACGTCATTGTGAAAATGGAGAAAAAGTAGCTGCATATTTAGATAATCATCCTTTAGTAGAAAGAGTTTTTTATCCTGGATTAACATCGCATCCATTTCATGAAATTGCTAAAAAGCAAATGAGTGGTTTTGGAGGAATGGTAACGTTTACTTTTAAATCTGGTAAAAAAGAAGATGCGATTAAATTCTTAGAAAATTTAAAAGTATTCACTTTAGCAGAATCATTAGGTGGCGTAGAATCGTTAGCAAATCATCCAGCTTTGATGACACATGCTTCAATTCCTGAAGACAAAAGAAAAGAAGTTGGCATTTCAGATGATTTAGTTCGTTTGAGTGTTGGAGTTGAAGATATCGAAGATTTGTTAGCCGATTTGGAACAAGCTTTCAAGTAA
- the ileS gene encoding isoleucine--tRNA ligase has product MSTKFTEYKGLDLPTVASEVLDFWKKNNIFEQSVTSREGATPYVFFEGPPSANGLPGIHHVMARAIKDIFCRYKTQKGYQVKRKAGWDTHGLPVELGTEKELGITKEDIGKTISVTEYNEACKRTVMRYTDVWNDLTEKMGYWVDMEDPYVTYKSKYMETVWWLLKQIYNKDLLYKGYTIQPYSPKAGTGLSSHEVNQPGSYRDVTDTTIVAQFKAKDETLPSFLQGFGTIHFLAWTTTPWTLPSNTALTVGPKIDYVLVQTYNQYTFEPVNVILAKNLVGKQFGGKCFESNDLFDFLSIPKKIDAESVNIQVLKDIMSQKEIDGVIEAINFNKEIKSKFPYRVLSEFKGSDLVGIRYEQLLPLALPYQNPENAFRVISGDFVTTEDGTGIVHTAPTFGADDAKVAKEATPEVPPMLVLDENGNPVPLVDLQGRFIQGLGDFSGKYVKNEYYNDGEAPERSADVEIAIQLKEENKAFKVEKYVHSYPHCWRTDKPILYYPLDSWFIKVTEIKDRMFDLNETINWKPKATGEGRFGNWLKNANDWNLSRSRYWGIPLPIWRSEDGTEEMLVGSVEELYNEIEKSIAAGFQTENPYKGFKIGDMSEANYDLVDLHKNVVDGIVLVSPSGKPMKRETDLIDVWFDSGAMPYAQWHYPFENKELIDENKAFQADFIAEGVDQTRGWFYTLHAIGTLVFDKIAYKNVVSNGLVLDKNGQKMSKRLGNAVDPFTTLAEYGPDATRWYMISNANPWDNLKFDIEGVAEVRRKFFGTLYNTYSFFSLYANIDGFTYDEAEVPLEERPEIDRWILSELHTLIQVVDEAYADYEPTKAARAISDFVQENLSNWYVRLCRRRFWKGEYAQDKIAAYQTLYTCLLTISKLGAPIAPFFMDKLYRDLTLATSSENYDSVHLAQFPVSVENFVDKSLESKMLKAQTVSSLVLSLRKKEMIKVRQPLQKVMIPVLDENQRAEIEAVSDLIMAEVNVKEIELLDDASGVLVKQIKPNFKTLGPRFGKYMGLISKEIQGFGQDEIATLERQGELVMDISGKSITLSLEDVEISSQDIEGWLVANSNGITVALDITISDELRKEGIARELINRIQNIRKDSGFEVTDKITVKMEKNTQVEEAVLANESYIKSETLTESLIFVDTLENGTEIEFDDIKTSILISK; this is encoded by the coding sequence ATGAGTACAAAATTTACTGAATACAAAGGACTTGACTTGCCAACAGTAGCATCAGAAGTTCTTGATTTTTGGAAGAAAAACAACATCTTTGAACAATCCGTAACTTCTCGAGAAGGAGCTACACCTTACGTGTTTTTTGAAGGGCCACCATCTGCAAATGGTTTGCCTGGAATTCACCACGTAATGGCGCGTGCGATTAAAGATATTTTTTGTCGTTATAAAACTCAAAAAGGCTACCAAGTTAAGCGAAAAGCAGGCTGGGATACGCACGGTTTACCAGTAGAATTAGGTACCGAAAAAGAATTAGGCATCACCAAAGAAGACATCGGAAAAACCATTTCAGTTACCGAATACAACGAAGCATGTAAAAGAACCGTTATGCGTTACACTGACGTATGGAACGACTTGACTGAAAAAATGGGGTATTGGGTAGATATGGAAGATCCGTATGTGACGTACAAATCCAAATACATGGAAACCGTTTGGTGGTTGCTAAAACAAATTTACAACAAGGATTTACTATACAAGGGCTACACAATTCAGCCCTATTCTCCAAAAGCAGGAACGGGTTTGTCTTCGCATGAAGTTAATCAGCCAGGTTCATATCGTGATGTTACGGATACAACGATTGTAGCGCAATTCAAAGCAAAAGACGAAACCTTACCAAGCTTTTTACAAGGATTTGGAACGATTCATTTCTTAGCTTGGACGACCACTCCTTGGACGTTGCCATCAAATACAGCATTGACAGTTGGTCCAAAAATTGATTATGTTTTAGTTCAAACTTATAACCAATATACTTTTGAACCAGTAAATGTAATTTTAGCTAAAAATTTAGTTGGAAAACAATTTGGAGGAAAGTGTTTTGAAAGCAATGATTTGTTCGATTTTTTAAGTATACCAAAAAAAATTGATGCTGAATCTGTTAACATTCAAGTCTTAAAAGACATAATGTCTCAAAAAGAAATTGATGGTGTTATTGAAGCAATTAATTTCAATAAAGAGATAAAATCTAAATTTCCATATAGAGTTTTATCTGAATTTAAAGGCTCTGATTTAGTAGGAATTCGTTATGAACAATTACTACCATTAGCATTACCTTATCAAAATCCAGAAAATGCTTTTAGAGTAATTTCAGGAGATTTCGTTACAACGGAAGATGGAACTGGAATTGTACACACCGCTCCAACTTTTGGAGCAGATGACGCTAAAGTTGCTAAAGAAGCAACGCCAGAAGTGCCACCAATGTTGGTTTTAGATGAAAACGGAAATCCAGTGCCATTGGTAGATTTACAAGGTAGATTTATCCAAGGTTTAGGGGATTTTTCAGGTAAATACGTTAAAAACGAATATTACAACGATGGTGAAGCACCAGAACGTTCAGCTGATGTAGAAATTGCTATTCAATTAAAAGAAGAAAATAAGGCTTTCAAAGTCGAAAAATACGTACACAGTTATCCACATTGTTGGAGAACAGATAAACCAATTTTATATTATCCATTAGATTCTTGGTTCATTAAGGTAACCGAAATCAAAGATAGAATGTTCGATTTGAACGAAACCATCAACTGGAAACCAAAAGCTACAGGCGAAGGTCGTTTCGGGAATTGGTTGAAAAATGCTAACGATTGGAATTTATCACGTTCAAGATATTGGGGAATTCCTTTGCCAATTTGGAGAAGTGAAGATGGAACCGAAGAAATGTTGGTTGGTTCAGTTGAAGAATTGTATAACGAAATCGAAAAATCAATCGCGGCTGGTTTCCAAACAGAAAATCCGTACAAAGGATTCAAAATTGGCGACATGAGCGAAGCCAACTACGATTTAGTGGATTTACATAAAAATGTAGTAGACGGAATTGTTTTAGTTTCTCCATCTGGAAAACCAATGAAACGCGAAACCGATTTAATTGACGTTTGGTTCGATTCAGGTGCGATGCCTTATGCACAATGGCATTATCCATTCGAAAACAAAGAATTAATCGACGAAAACAAAGCTTTCCAAGCTGATTTTATTGCGGAAGGAGTAGATCAAACACGTGGTTGGTTCTATACATTACATGCGATTGGAACATTAGTTTTCGATAAAATTGCCTACAAAAACGTAGTTTCAAATGGATTAGTTTTAGACAAAAACGGACAGAAAATGTCGAAACGTTTAGGAAATGCCGTGGATCCATTCACTACTTTGGCTGAATATGGTCCAGATGCTACACGTTGGTACATGATTTCGAATGCTAATCCTTGGGATAACTTAAAATTTGATATCGAAGGTGTTGCTGAGGTTCGTAGAAAATTCTTTGGAACGTTATATAATACGTATTCGTTCTTTTCGTTATATGCTAATATTGATGGATTTACTTATGATGAAGCGGAAGTTCCATTAGAAGAAAGACCGGAAATTGATCGTTGGATTTTATCTGAATTACATACTTTAATTCAAGTTGTGGATGAAGCCTATGCAGATTACGAACCAACAAAAGCAGCAAGAGCAATTTCTGATTTCGTTCAGGAAAACCTAAGTAATTGGTATGTTCGTTTGTGTAGAAGAAGATTTTGGAAAGGTGAATATGCACAAGATAAAATTGCGGCTTATCAAACGCTTTACACTTGTCTGTTGACAATTTCTAAACTTGGAGCACCAATTGCACCGTTTTTCATGGATAAACTATACAGAGATTTAACGTTAGCAACATCCTCAGAAAATTATGACAGTGTACATTTGGCGCAGTTTCCAGTTTCGGTTGAAAACTTTGTTGATAAGTCGTTAGAGAGCAAAATGTTAAAAGCACAAACGGTTTCTTCGTTGGTTTTATCGCTGCGTAAGAAGGAAATGATTAAAGTGCGTCAACCGTTGCAAAAGGTAATGATTCCAGTACTTGATGAGAATCAGCGTGCTGAAATTGAGGCAGTTTCTGACTTAATTATGGCAGAGGTAAACGTGAAAGAAATTGAATTATTAGACGATGCTTCGGGTGTTTTAGTGAAGCAAATTAAGCCTAATTTTAAAACATTAGGACCTCGTTTTGGAAAGTATATGGGATTGATTTCCAAAGAGATACAAGGTTTTGGACAAGATGAAATTGCAACATTAGAGCGTCAAGGTGAATTAGTTATGGATATTTCAGGAAAAAGTATAACTTTATCACTAGAAGATGTTGAGATTTCTTCGCAAGATATTGAAGGTTGGTTAGTAGCCAATTCAAACGGAATTACGGTAGCATTAGATATTACGATTTCCGACGAATTAAGAAAAGAAGGTATTGCGAGAGAATTGATTAACAGAATTCAAAATATCAGAAAAGACTCAGGTTTTGAAGTAACAGATAAGATTACTGTTAAAATGGAAAAAAATACGCAAGTAGAAGAAGCTGTTTTAGCAAACGAATCGTATATTAAGTCAGAAACCTTAACCGAATCGTTAATTTTTGTGGATACCCTTGAAAATGGTACGGAAATTGAGTTTGATGATATAAAAACAAGTATATTAATTTCAAAATAA
- a CDS encoding lipoprotein signal peptidase, which yields MSLKKAYILILAILLIDQISKIYIKTHFFIGESIKVMGLEWFQIHFIENEGMAWGAEIPGDYGKLILTLFRIVAVGGIAWWLWDSVRKNASNYLIVAIALIFTGALGNIIDSVFYGVIFNDSYHQVATAFADQPYGTWFHGEVVDMFYFPMWEGNLPSWLPIWGGKHFTFFNAIFNVADVAISTGVGILIVFNKRAFAHTDKEEETIQTQE from the coding sequence ATGTCGTTAAAGAAAGCCTATATTTTAATCCTTGCTATTTTATTAATTGATCAGATTTCTAAAATCTACATTAAAACGCATTTTTTTATTGGAGAATCCATAAAAGTAATGGGTTTAGAATGGTTTCAAATTCATTTTATAGAGAACGAAGGCATGGCTTGGGGTGCTGAAATCCCCGGAGATTACGGAAAACTAATCTTAACTTTATTCCGTATCGTAGCCGTAGGTGGAATCGCTTGGTGGTTGTGGGATTCAGTAAGAAAAAATGCGTCAAATTACTTAATAGTAGCTATTGCTTTGATTTTTACAGGCGCATTAGGAAATATTATCGATTCAGTTTTTTACGGCGTAATTTTTAACGATAGTTACCATCAAGTAGCAACTGCTTTTGCTGACCAACCTTACGGTACTTGGTTCCATGGAGAAGTGGTAGATATGTTCTATTTTCCAATGTGGGAAGGAAACTTACCTTCTTGGTTGCCAATTTGGGGCGGCAAACACTTTACTTTCTTCAACGCTATTTTCAATGTAGCCGATGTTGCAATTTCTACTGGTGTTGGGATTTTAATCGTTTTCAACAAAAGAGCTTTTGCTCATACGGATAAAGAGGAAGAAACTATTCAAACTCAAGAATAA